A region from the Amycolatopsis camponoti genome encodes:
- a CDS encoding class F sortase, which translates to MTLRRAGAAVALVLTLAACSTPAPPRAAPAPVPASVPVTAPFKGLRPTSVKIPKIGAESSLLAVAVKTDGSISVPSVHQPMQAAWYKLSPVPGDVGPAIVLGHVDGDKKPGIFYKLKDLVPGDEVDIDRSDGKKLKFVVDRVTQVPKDTFPKDAVYGNSDKPELRLITCGGAFDHAEHSYQDNIVVYANLANA; encoded by the coding sequence GTGACGCTTCGCCGGGCGGGCGCGGCCGTCGCGCTCGTCCTGACACTGGCCGCGTGCAGCACCCCGGCGCCTCCCCGAGCGGCGCCGGCGCCCGTTCCCGCCTCGGTGCCGGTGACCGCGCCGTTCAAGGGACTCCGGCCGACCTCGGTGAAGATCCCCAAGATCGGCGCCGAGTCCAGCCTGCTCGCGGTCGCGGTCAAGACCGACGGCTCGATCTCCGTCCCGTCGGTGCACCAGCCGATGCAGGCCGCCTGGTACAAGCTGTCGCCGGTGCCCGGGGACGTCGGCCCGGCGATCGTGCTCGGGCACGTCGACGGCGACAAGAAGCCCGGCATCTTCTACAAGCTCAAGGACCTCGTGCCCGGCGACGAGGTCGACATCGACCGCAGCGACGGCAAGAAGCTGAAGTTCGTCGTCGACCGCGTCACGCAGGTTCCGAAGGACACGTTCCCGAAGGACGCCGTCTACGGCAACAGCGACAAGCCCGAGCTGCGCCTGATCACCTGCGGTGGCGCGTTCGACCACGCCGAGCACAGTTACCAGGACAACATCGTCGTCTACGCGAACCTAGCCAACGCCTGA
- a CDS encoding patatin-like phospholipase family protein translates to MDTAKRDGVGLALSGGGYRAMLFHAGALWRLNELGWLPKLTTVSSVSGGSIAAGVLAHAWHKLYFGDDGIAENFGKEVVQPLRKLARTNLDVPVTLKAMVMPWRSAGEELARRYAKHLFGDCCLADLDPAGPNFVFTATSLQDGSLWWFFRQPGPHGQVPLATAVAASSAFPPLLSPVVIPDPHRPDRKIVLSDAGVYDNLGLDPIENQRATVLVSDAGKKMKHEERPKHNWPMQLFRVLTVMDNQVRELRTGSLLKSYEDKQFAGTYWATYSDITHFELPDALPAPIGRTRELAETKTRLTRMSERTQDNLINWGYAVCDAGMRRWVCPDSTSEPEFPYPGSGVG, encoded by the coding sequence ATGGACACGGCGAAACGAGACGGGGTCGGGCTCGCGCTGTCCGGCGGCGGTTATCGCGCGATGCTCTTCCACGCCGGCGCGCTCTGGCGGCTCAACGAACTCGGCTGGCTGCCCAAGCTGACCACCGTCTCCAGCGTTTCCGGCGGTTCGATCGCGGCCGGGGTGCTCGCGCACGCGTGGCACAAGCTGTACTTCGGCGACGACGGCATCGCGGAGAACTTCGGCAAGGAAGTCGTGCAGCCACTGCGGAAACTGGCGCGCACCAACCTCGACGTCCCGGTGACGCTGAAGGCCATGGTGATGCCGTGGCGCAGTGCCGGCGAAGAACTGGCCCGCCGCTACGCGAAGCACCTCTTCGGCGACTGCTGCCTGGCGGACCTCGACCCGGCCGGCCCGAACTTCGTGTTCACCGCGACCAGCCTGCAGGACGGCTCGCTCTGGTGGTTCTTCCGCCAGCCCGGCCCGCACGGGCAGGTGCCGCTGGCGACGGCGGTGGCCGCGTCGTCGGCCTTCCCGCCGCTGCTTTCGCCGGTCGTGATCCCGGATCCGCACCGGCCGGACCGCAAGATCGTGCTCAGCGACGCCGGCGTGTACGACAACCTCGGCCTCGACCCGATCGAGAACCAGCGCGCGACCGTGCTCGTCAGCGACGCCGGCAAGAAGATGAAGCACGAGGAGCGGCCGAAGCACAACTGGCCGATGCAGCTGTTCCGCGTGCTGACCGTGATGGACAACCAGGTCCGCGAGCTGCGCACCGGGTCGCTGCTGAAGTCCTACGAGGACAAGCAGTTCGCCGGCACGTACTGGGCGACCTACAGCGACATCACGCACTTCGAGCTGCCGGACGCGCTGCCGGCGCCCATCGGACGGACCCGCGAGCTGGCCGAGACGAAGACGCGGCTGACCAGGATGTCCGAGCGGACGCAGGACAACCTGATCAACTGGGGCTACGCCGTCTGCGACGCCGGCATGCGGCGCTGGGTGTGCCCGGACTCGACGTCGGAGCCGGAGTTCCCGTACCCCGGCTCAGGCGTTGGCTAG
- a CDS encoding FadR/GntR family transcriptional regulator, translating into MRFEPVAPVRAYERVVEQIEQAVVSGALKPGERLPSERELMIQFGVGRSTVREALRVLQAAEMIRSRPGDPRGPEVLAASPAALHRSMHRLARAEHVGLAELLQFRMILDGSAHLLAAELRTDDDLAGLDTALEAMREGVSHGYAEFSRADVAFHEVIARISRNPLLVVSEEVVRGVVLELIEDKLEHASNRTSLMRAWLAHHAEVLDAIRAADGAGAAHLAKQALYDNYAEHVPAAQRPLLAPLLRS; encoded by the coding sequence ATGCGGTTCGAACCGGTGGCTCCGGTCCGCGCGTACGAGCGGGTCGTCGAGCAGATCGAGCAGGCCGTGGTCAGCGGCGCGCTCAAGCCGGGGGAACGCCTGCCGAGCGAGCGCGAGTTGATGATCCAGTTCGGCGTCGGCCGCTCGACGGTCCGGGAAGCCCTGCGCGTTCTGCAGGCCGCCGAAATGATCCGGTCGCGACCCGGCGACCCGCGCGGGCCCGAGGTGCTGGCCGCGTCCCCCGCCGCGTTGCACCGCTCGATGCACCGGCTCGCGCGCGCCGAGCACGTCGGGCTCGCCGAGCTGCTGCAGTTCCGGATGATCCTCGACGGCTCGGCCCACCTGCTCGCCGCCGAGTTGCGCACCGACGACGACCTGGCCGGCCTCGACACGGCGCTGGAAGCGATGCGCGAAGGCGTCTCGCACGGCTATGCCGAGTTCAGCCGCGCCGACGTCGCGTTCCACGAAGTCATCGCGCGGATCTCGCGCAATCCCCTGCTGGTGGTCAGCGAAGAAGTCGTGCGCGGAGTCGTGCTGGAGCTGATCGAGGACAAGCTGGAGCACGCCAGCAACCGGACGTCGCTGATGCGTGCCTGGCTCGCCCACCACGCCGAGGTGCTCGACGCGATCCGCGCGGCCGACGGCGCCGGCGCGGCCCACCTGGCCAAACAGGCGTTGTACGACAACTACGCCGAACACGTGCCTGCCGCACAACGGCCGCTGCTCGCGCCGTTGCTGCGGTCCTAG
- a CDS encoding ABC transporter substrate-binding protein: MKARLHVLAAALLLVVSGCSAGSSASVSAGPDTLSVGFTAEPANFDFTKTDGAAIPQALLYNVYEGLVKLDAQGKVVPLLAKSWTISPDRKTYDFQLQPGVKFSNGAPFTAEDVKFSLLRVKTAWTISIKSTMDVVDHVDVVAPDHARVVLSKPSNGWLFSLTSRLGAMFSPTGVADLANKPVGTGPYVVAARKRGDSVVLKANPAYWGREPAYKTVVLKYIKDPTALNNALYSNGIDVISAITAPDSIPQFQADDRFQVVQGTSNSEVTLAMNNARAPLNDVRVRQALTYAIDRKALLDTAWAGRGTLIGSMVPPTDPWYEDLSGVYPFDPAKAKALLTEAGATNLNLRLRIPNLPYAVSAAQVVQSQLADVGVRTSIEPLDFPAVWLKQVFTDHDYDLSIIQHVEARDITTFGKPKYYWGYDSKRVQQLLAEADSGTPEQQVADMKQVARQLNTDAAADWLFLFPNVIVAKAKVGGFVQNQVSESFDLTGLAPR; the protein is encoded by the coding sequence ATGAAAGCCCGACTTCACGTGCTGGCAGCGGCGCTGCTGCTCGTGGTGTCCGGCTGCTCGGCCGGCTCGTCGGCCAGCGTTTCCGCTGGTCCGGACACACTTTCCGTCGGCTTCACGGCGGAACCGGCGAACTTCGACTTCACCAAGACCGACGGTGCCGCGATCCCGCAGGCGTTGCTCTACAACGTCTACGAAGGCCTGGTGAAGCTCGACGCGCAGGGCAAGGTCGTGCCGCTGCTCGCGAAGTCGTGGACGATCAGCCCGGACCGGAAGACCTACGACTTCCAGCTGCAGCCGGGCGTGAAATTCAGCAACGGCGCGCCGTTCACCGCCGAGGACGTCAAGTTCTCGCTGCTGCGCGTGAAGACCGCCTGGACGATCTCGATCAAGTCCACGATGGACGTCGTCGACCACGTCGACGTCGTCGCGCCGGACCACGCGCGGGTCGTGCTGTCGAAGCCGTCCAACGGCTGGCTGTTCAGCCTCACCAGCCGGCTCGGCGCGATGTTCAGCCCGACGGGCGTGGCGGACCTGGCGAACAAGCCGGTCGGGACCGGGCCGTACGTCGTGGCCGCTCGCAAGCGCGGCGACTCCGTGGTGCTGAAGGCGAATCCCGCGTACTGGGGCCGGGAACCGGCGTACAAGACGGTCGTCCTCAAGTACATCAAGGACCCGACCGCGCTCAACAACGCGCTCTACAGCAACGGCATCGACGTCATCTCCGCGATCACCGCGCCGGACTCGATCCCGCAGTTCCAGGCGGACGACCGGTTCCAGGTCGTCCAGGGCACGTCGAACAGCGAGGTCACGCTGGCGATGAACAACGCGCGGGCGCCGCTGAACGATGTCCGCGTGCGCCAGGCGCTGACGTACGCGATCGACCGGAAGGCGTTGCTGGACACGGCGTGGGCGGGCCGCGGGACGTTGATCGGCAGCATGGTCCCGCCGACCGATCCCTGGTACGAGGACCTTTCCGGGGTCTATCCGTTCGATCCGGCGAAGGCGAAGGCGCTGCTGACCGAGGCGGGGGCGACGAACCTGAACCTGCGGCTGCGGATCCCGAACCTGCCGTACGCGGTGTCGGCCGCGCAGGTCGTCCAGTCGCAGCTGGCCGACGTCGGCGTGCGGACGTCGATCGAGCCGCTCGACTTCCCGGCGGTGTGGCTGAAGCAGGTGTTCACCGATCACGACTACGACCTGTCGATCATCCAGCACGTCGAGGCCCGTGACATCACGACGTTCGGGAAGCCGAAGTACTACTGGGGTTACGACAGCAAGCGCGTCCAGCAGCTGCTCGCCGAGGCCGACAGCGGGACGCCGGAGCAGCAGGTCGCGGACATGAAGCAGGTGGCGCGGCAGCTCAACACCGACGCCGCCGCGGACTGGCTGTTCCTCTTCCCCAACGTCATCGTCGCGAAGGCCAAGGTCGGCGGGTTCGTCCAGAACCAGGTCAGCGAGTCCTTCGACCTCACCGGACTGGCACCGCGATGA
- a CDS encoding ABC transporter permease, with protein sequence MTARVLRRVAIFVVSVLVASIIVFLFMAVLPGDPAQVALGVNATPELLAKTRAEFGIDRPLVTQYFDWIGGVLHGDFGRSYVTRDSIGPQLLDRLGVTLWLVGAGMLVALVIAIPAGTFAAVKHRKAAGAGVSGLSQIGVAIPAFLAGIILVQIFAVQLRWLPSGGWTPPNQDFGEFFRGLVLPALSLGLVQGAVLTRYVRSAVLDTLGQDYLRTARSKGLRPGQALVRHGLRNASVPVVTVLGLQLATLLIGAVVVERVFVLPGLGSMLLDAVSSRDLLTVQGIVLVLVVGVLLVNFLVDVLYTVLDPRLRGS encoded by the coding sequence ATGACGGCCAGGGTACTGCGCCGGGTGGCGATCTTCGTGGTCAGCGTACTGGTCGCGTCGATCATCGTGTTCCTGTTCATGGCCGTCCTGCCGGGCGATCCGGCGCAGGTCGCGCTCGGCGTCAACGCGACGCCGGAGCTGCTGGCCAAGACCCGCGCCGAGTTCGGCATCGACCGCCCGCTGGTCACGCAGTACTTCGACTGGATCGGTGGGGTGCTGCACGGCGACTTCGGCCGTTCGTACGTCACCCGTGACTCCATCGGCCCGCAGCTGCTCGACCGTCTCGGCGTCACGCTCTGGCTGGTCGGCGCGGGGATGCTGGTGGCGCTGGTGATCGCGATCCCGGCGGGCACGTTCGCCGCGGTGAAGCACCGGAAAGCGGCCGGCGCGGGCGTTTCCGGGCTGTCGCAGATCGGCGTCGCGATCCCCGCGTTCCTGGCCGGGATCATCCTCGTGCAGATCTTCGCCGTGCAGCTGCGCTGGCTGCCGTCGGGCGGGTGGACGCCGCCGAACCAGGACTTCGGCGAGTTCTTCCGCGGGCTGGTCCTCCCGGCGTTGTCGCTGGGCCTGGTGCAGGGCGCGGTGCTCACGCGGTACGTGCGGTCGGCGGTGCTGGACACGCTGGGCCAGGACTACCTGCGCACCGCGCGGTCGAAGGGGCTCCGGCCCGGGCAGGCGCTGGTGCGCCACGGCTTGCGGAACGCGTCGGTGCCCGTGGTGACCGTGCTCGGCCTCCAGCTGGCGACGCTGCTGATCGGCGCGGTCGTCGTCGAGCGCGTGTTCGTGCTGCCCGGTCTGGGCTCGATGCTGCTGGACGCCGTCTCGTCGCGTGACTTGCTGACCGTGCAGGGGATCGTGCTCGTGCTGGTCGTCGGCGTGCTGCTGGTCAACTTCCTCGTCGACGTCCTCTACACCGTGCTCGACCCGCGATTGCGAGGTTCGTGA
- a CDS encoding ABC transporter permease, whose product MRNLVIGGVLVGLVVLAAVLSFFWTPFDPVKVDAAHRLLGFGGSNLFGTDKFGRDLLSQIMVGARTTLYVGVVAVGIAAVIGTPLGILAGMSPRWLGEFVMRVNDLVLAFPALLLAIMFGAVFGADTLTAMVAIGIATIPSFARIARSGTLQVMSTEFVLAARAGGRSRLTIAARHVLPNISGLLIVQASVSFAIAVLAEAALSFLGFGTRPPTPSWGRMLQESQELLTIQPRLALVPGIAIAVAVLGFNLLGDGLRDRLDPRLAAKV is encoded by the coding sequence ATGCGCAATCTGGTCATCGGCGGGGTGCTCGTCGGCCTGGTGGTGCTGGCCGCGGTGCTGTCGTTCTTCTGGACACCGTTCGACCCGGTGAAGGTCGACGCGGCGCACCGGCTGCTGGGCTTCGGCGGCTCGAACCTCTTCGGCACGGACAAGTTCGGGCGGGACCTGCTCAGCCAGATCATGGTCGGCGCGCGGACCACGTTGTACGTCGGTGTGGTCGCCGTCGGAATCGCGGCGGTCATCGGTACGCCACTGGGGATCCTCGCGGGAATGTCCCCGCGGTGGCTCGGCGAGTTCGTCATGCGCGTCAACGACCTCGTGCTGGCGTTTCCGGCGCTGCTGCTGGCGATCATGTTCGGTGCGGTGTTCGGGGCGGACACGCTGACCGCGATGGTCGCGATCGGCATCGCGACCATCCCGTCGTTCGCGCGGATCGCCCGGTCCGGGACGCTGCAGGTGATGAGCACCGAGTTCGTGCTCGCCGCGCGCGCCGGCGGCCGGTCCCGGCTGACGATCGCCGCGCGGCACGTGCTGCCGAACATCTCGGGACTGCTGATCGTGCAGGCGTCGGTGTCGTTCGCGATCGCCGTGCTCGCCGAAGCGGCGTTGTCGTTTCTCGGCTTCGGCACCCGGCCGCCGACGCCGTCGTGGGGCCGGATGCTGCAGGAGTCCCAAGAACTTCTCACGATCCAGCCGCGGCTGGCCCTGGTGCCGGGCATCGCGATCGCGGTGGCCGTGCTCGGCTTCAACCTCCTCGGCGACGGCCTGCGCGACCGCCTGGACCCCCGATTGGCGGCGAAGGTATGA
- a CDS encoding ATP-binding cassette domain-containing protein: MTLSVSGLTVSSLVRDVSFEIGAGERVGLIGESGSGKSLTALSIMGLLPEELLPSGSIRLGDRELLGMSEKDLSRLRGDELAMVFQEPMTALNPAMRVGRQVTEPGRIHGRRHRAEDLLASVGLAGTARAYPHQLSGGQRQRVVLAMALANEPSLLICDEPTTALDVTVQAQILSLIKTSLPAESALLFITHDLAVVASVCERVLVMLDGEIVEAGSTREVLTSPKHEYTRKLLDASDLEARR; this comes from the coding sequence ATGACGCTCTCGGTGTCGGGTCTCACCGTTTCTTCGCTCGTTCGCGACGTCTCCTTCGAGATCGGCGCCGGTGAGCGTGTCGGCCTGATCGGGGAGTCCGGGTCGGGGAAGTCGTTGACGGCGTTGTCGATCATGGGCTTGCTGCCCGAGGAGCTGCTCCCGTCGGGCTCGATCCGGCTCGGCGACCGCGAGCTGCTCGGAATGTCCGAAAAGGACCTGTCCCGGCTGCGCGGCGACGAGCTGGCCATGGTGTTCCAGGAGCCGATGACGGCGTTGAACCCGGCCATGCGCGTCGGCCGCCAGGTCACCGAGCCCGGCCGGATCCACGGCCGTCGCCACCGCGCCGAAGACCTGCTCGCCTCGGTGGGCCTGGCCGGCACGGCCCGCGCGTACCCGCACCAGCTGTCCGGCGGCCAGCGGCAGCGGGTCGTCCTCGCGATGGCGCTGGCCAACGAGCCGTCGCTGCTGATCTGCGACGAGCCGACGACCGCTCTCGACGTCACCGTGCAGGCTCAGATCCTGTCGCTCATCAAGACGTCGTTGCCCGCCGAGAGCGCGTTGCTGTTCATCACGCACGACCTCGCGGTGGTCGCGTCGGTGTGCGAGCGCGTGCTCGTGATGCTGGACGGCGAGATCGTCGAAGCGGGCTCGACGCGCGAAGTACTGACATCGCCGAAGCACGAGTACACGCGCAAGCTCCTGGACGCCTCGGACCTGGAGGCCCGGCGATGA
- a CDS encoding ABC transporter ATP-binding protein, which yields MTIIEVRDLERRYARRDVHALRGISFDVEAGQRFGIVGESGSGKSTLVRLLAALDKPTAGTVSFQGRRIDNLAERRLGFLRSELQIVFQDPMGSLDPRMRVRDIISEPLGHREPDRVAELLAAVGLPADAAQRYPHQFSGGQRQRISIARALAPNPSVLIADEPVSALDVSVRGQILDLLASLVEQFALTLIFVSHDLGVVRHVCDRVAVMRRGEIVELGDVAQVYDAPQHEYTRELLAAAPNLRAELARLSGGEDD from the coding sequence ATGACGATCATCGAAGTCCGCGACCTCGAACGCCGGTACGCCCGGCGGGACGTCCACGCGCTGCGGGGAATCAGTTTCGACGTCGAAGCCGGGCAGCGGTTCGGCATCGTCGGCGAGTCCGGCTCGGGCAAGTCGACGCTGGTCCGGCTGCTGGCCGCGCTCGACAAGCCGACCGCCGGCACGGTGTCCTTCCAAGGTCGCCGGATCGACAACCTGGCGGAACGCCGCCTGGGCTTCCTGCGGTCGGAGCTGCAGATCGTCTTCCAGGACCCGATGGGTTCGCTCGACCCGCGGATGCGCGTGCGGGACATCATCTCCGAGCCACTGGGACACCGGGAGCCGGATCGGGTGGCCGAGCTGCTCGCGGCGGTCGGCCTGCCCGCCGACGCCGCCCAGCGCTACCCGCACCAGTTCTCCGGCGGGCAGCGGCAGCGGATTTCGATCGCCCGCGCGCTGGCGCCGAACCCGAGCGTGCTGATCGCCGACGAGCCGGTCAGCGCGCTCGACGTCTCCGTGCGCGGCCAGATCCTCGACCTGCTCGCGTCGCTGGTGGAGCAGTTCGCGCTGACACTGATCTTCGTGTCGCACGACCTCGGCGTCGTCCGGCACGTGTGCGACCGGGTCGCGGTGATGCGCCGCGGCGAGATCGTCGAGCTGGGTGACGTGGCGCAGGTCTACGACGCGCCGCAGCACGAGTACACCCGGGAACTGCTGGCCGCCGCGCCGAACCTGCGCGCGGAACTGGCCCGGCTGAGCGGAGGTGAAGATGACTGA
- a CDS encoding aldehyde dehydrogenase family protein produces MTEYPDGLPVGAGWMSTVDVEEIVFPYDGSVVGTAPVGTPELARRAVDEAVAVAREVASLPSRTRRTLLNDVAAALAERREEFENLLVLETGKPLVDCRVEVARTIVTWEAAAEEVSRLHGETVPLDLLPSGDGLVGFWKRKPIGVVVGIAGFNYPLLLASHKIAPAIAAGCPVIVKPAPQTPLATLWLVHLVRQLAPLPAMVQLVTGDASVGAALTTDRRIGAVSFTGSAAVGHRIARDAAPTKTLLELGSNAALVVADDADLDAAADAVLRGGFYASGQACISVQRVLVVASVASAFTERLLARLDEVVVGDPRDEKTRVSALIDPASTDRVAAWIEKSGARQVGGGVDGTVLRPTVLLDVPDGVEAWDEEIFGPVVCVRTVSDVDEAFAAVNASRYGLHASVYSKSLNTAFRALDELEVGGVIVNEVPGFRSDTMPYGGVKDSGIGREGPRFAVEELTVTRMAVLRP; encoded by the coding sequence ATGACTGAGTACCCGGACGGCCTGCCGGTCGGCGCGGGCTGGATGTCCACTGTGGACGTCGAAGAAATCGTTTTCCCCTACGACGGGAGCGTCGTCGGCACCGCGCCCGTCGGGACGCCGGAGCTGGCTCGACGCGCTGTCGACGAGGCTGTCGCCGTCGCGCGCGAAGTGGCTTCGCTGCCTTCGCGGACTCGTCGCACGCTGCTCAACGACGTCGCTGCGGCTTTGGCTGAGCGCCGTGAGGAGTTCGAGAACCTGCTCGTCCTCGAGACCGGCAAGCCGCTGGTCGACTGCCGCGTCGAGGTCGCGCGCACGATCGTCACGTGGGAAGCCGCCGCCGAAGAGGTCTCCCGGCTGCACGGCGAGACCGTGCCGCTGGACCTGCTGCCTTCCGGCGACGGCCTGGTCGGGTTCTGGAAGCGCAAGCCGATCGGGGTGGTCGTCGGCATCGCGGGCTTCAACTACCCGCTGCTGCTGGCATCGCACAAGATCGCGCCCGCCATCGCCGCGGGCTGCCCGGTGATCGTCAAGCCGGCGCCGCAGACCCCGCTGGCCACGCTCTGGCTGGTGCACCTGGTCCGGCAGCTCGCGCCGCTTCCGGCGATGGTCCAGCTGGTCACCGGCGACGCGTCCGTCGGCGCGGCGCTGACGACCGACCGCCGGATCGGCGCGGTGTCCTTCACCGGCTCGGCCGCGGTCGGCCACCGCATCGCGCGGGACGCCGCCCCGACGAAAACGCTGCTGGAGCTGGGTTCGAACGCGGCTTTGGTCGTCGCGGACGATGCCGACCTGGACGCCGCGGCCGACGCCGTGCTGCGCGGCGGCTTCTACGCGTCCGGCCAGGCGTGCATATCGGTGCAGCGGGTGCTGGTCGTCGCATCGGTCGCTTCGGCGTTCACCGAACGGCTGCTGGCCCGCCTCGACGAGGTCGTCGTCGGCGATCCCCGCGACGAGAAGACGCGGGTGTCCGCGCTGATCGACCCCGCGTCCACCGACCGCGTCGCGGCGTGGATCGAGAAGTCCGGCGCTCGCCAGGTCGGCGGTGGCGTCGACGGCACCGTGCTGCGGCCGACCGTCCTGCTCGACGTCCCGGACGGTGTCGAGGCCTGGGACGAGGAGATCTTCGGCCCGGTCGTCTGCGTGCGCACGGTGTCCGATGTGGACGAAGCGTTCGCCGCGGTGAACGCCTCCCGCTACGGCCTCCACGCCAGCGTCTACAGCAAGTCCCTGAACACGGCGTTCCGCGCTTTGGACGAGCTGGAGGTCGGCGGCGTCATCGTCAACGAGGTGCCCGGCTTCCGCTCGGACACCATGCCGTACGGCGGCGTGAAGGACTCCGGCATCGGCCGGGAGGGGCCGCGGTTCGCCGTCGAGGAGCTGACCGTGACGAGGATGGCGGTGCTGCGCCCGTGA
- a CDS encoding SDR family NAD(P)-dependent oxidoreductase, whose amino-acid sequence MSYENLFRLDGRRAVVLGAGGIGREAARALAAHGADVVCADRDVEAAREAGVGEAYEIDLLAPGAIDRAATDLGPQDIVVLTAATNVRKRLLDYTREEFDRVIALNLGVSFEVVRVFGADMVARGRGSIIGFSSIRGTTVEPGQGPYAATKAGLVQLFRTAAAEFGPAGVRVNAIAPGVVETPLTAQIKANPEWYDAYATKGALGRWARPDELAGAVVYLASDASSFVTGSVLAVDGGWTAVDGRFEPPAS is encoded by the coding sequence GTGAGCTACGAAAACCTGTTCCGCCTGGACGGCCGGCGGGCCGTCGTGCTGGGCGCCGGCGGCATCGGCCGCGAAGCCGCGCGAGCCCTGGCCGCGCACGGCGCCGACGTCGTGTGCGCGGACCGGGACGTCGAGGCCGCGCGCGAGGCCGGCGTCGGCGAGGCGTACGAGATCGACCTCCTGGCGCCCGGCGCGATCGACCGCGCGGCGACGGACCTCGGCCCGCAGGACATCGTCGTGCTGACCGCCGCGACCAACGTCCGCAAACGTTTGCTGGACTACACGCGGGAAGAGTTCGACCGCGTCATCGCGCTGAACCTCGGCGTCAGCTTCGAGGTCGTCCGCGTCTTCGGCGCCGACATGGTCGCGCGGGGGCGAGGGAGCATCATCGGCTTCTCGTCGATCCGCGGAACGACCGTCGAGCCCGGTCAGGGCCCGTACGCGGCGACGAAAGCCGGGCTCGTCCAGCTGTTCCGGACGGCCGCGGCGGAGTTCGGCCCGGCCGGGGTGCGGGTCAACGCGATCGCCCCCGGCGTCGTCGAAACCCCGCTGACCGCGCAGATCAAGGCGAACCCCGAGTGGTACGACGCGTACGCGACGAAGGGCGCGCTGGGGCGCTGGGCGCGTCCGGACGAGCTGGCCGGCGCCGTCGTGTACCTCGCTTCGGACGCTTCGTCGTTCGTGACCGGCTCCGTGCTCGCGGTCGACGGCGGGTGGACCGCCGTCGACGGCCGCTTCGAACCGCCCGCCTCCTGA
- a CDS encoding amidase has translation MPELPDLTAVELVAQYRAKTLSPVEVTEAVIARIEAREPELHALYAYDPSGALEDAKASEARWASDEPLGPIDGVPLTLKENIATRGTPVPLGTAATSLVPAAEDAPAAARVRESGGVLLAKTTMPDYGMLTSGLSSFHETARNPWRTSASPGGSSAGAGAAGAAGYGPLHVGTDIGGSIRLPAGWCGLVGLKPSFGRVPVDPPFLGRVAGPMTRTVADTALLMSVLSAPDARDHLSLPPHDFDWSSLDSSVAGLRVGLHLDPGVGLPVDPSTRDAVTAAARAFEAAGAVVEPVGPFLTREMLSGLDVFWRTRAWSDMAALSPERRAKVLPYIADWAAGGAEVSGVDVYRGFAQIDAISVAALRATSAYDIVLSPTCPVAAPPAEWASPTNDPARPFEHIAFTVPYNMSGQPSVSVNCGYTDDGRPIGLQLTGRRFDDVGVLRAAAAYEGLREPQRPWPIG, from the coding sequence ATGCCCGAGTTGCCCGACCTGACCGCCGTCGAGCTCGTCGCGCAGTACCGCGCGAAGACGCTCTCGCCGGTAGAGGTGACCGAAGCCGTCATCGCGCGCATCGAGGCGCGAGAGCCTGAGTTGCACGCGTTGTACGCGTACGACCCTTCGGGCGCTCTCGAAGACGCGAAGGCGTCCGAAGCGCGCTGGGCGTCCGACGAGCCGCTGGGCCCGATCGACGGCGTCCCGCTGACGCTCAAGGAGAACATCGCGACCCGCGGCACGCCGGTACCGCTGGGCACGGCGGCCACCTCGCTGGTCCCGGCCGCCGAGGACGCGCCGGCGGCCGCGCGCGTCCGCGAGTCCGGCGGTGTCCTGCTGGCCAAGACGACCATGCCGGACTACGGGATGCTGACGTCCGGCTTGTCGAGCTTCCACGAGACGGCGCGGAACCCGTGGCGGACGTCGGCGTCGCCGGGCGGGTCGAGCGCGGGTGCGGGCGCGGCGGGCGCCGCGGGCTACGGACCGCTGCACGTCGGTACCGACATCGGCGGCTCGATCCGGCTGCCCGCGGGCTGGTGCGGGCTCGTCGGGCTGAAGCCGAGCTTCGGCCGCGTGCCGGTCGACCCGCCGTTCCTCGGGCGTGTCGCCGGCCCGATGACCCGCACGGTCGCCGACACGGCGTTGCTGATGAGCGTGCTGTCCGCCCCTGACGCGCGGGACCACCTCAGCCTGCCGCCGCACGACTTCGACTGGTCCTCGCTGGACTCCTCGGTGGCGGGCCTGCGCGTCGGCCTGCACCTCGACCCCGGCGTCGGCCTCCCCGTCGACCCGTCGACCCGCGACGCCGTCACCGCCGCGGCCCGGGCGTTCGAAGCCGCGGGCGCGGTCGTCGAGCCGGTCGGGCCGTTCCTCACGCGCGAGATGCTCAGCGGCCTCGACGTCTTCTGGCGCACGCGCGCTTGGTCGGACATGGCGGCGCTGTCGCCGGAGCGGCGCGCGAAGGTCCTGCCGTACATCGCCGACTGGGCCGCGGGCGGCGCGGAAGTGTCCGGGGTGGACGTCTACCGCGGCTTCGCCCAGATCGACGCGATCAGCGTGGCCGCCCTGCGCGCGACGTCGGCGTACGACATCGTCCTGTCGCCGACGTGCCCGGTCGCGGCCCCGCCCGCGGAGTGGGCGTCCCCGACGAACGACCCGGCGAGGCCGTTCGAGCACATCGCGTTCACGGTGCCGTACAACATGTCCGGCCAGCCCTCGGTGTCGGTGAACTGCGGCTACACCGACGACGGCCGTCCGATCGGCCTCCAGCTCACCGGCCGCCGCTTCGACGACGTCGGCGTCCTGCGCGCGGCCGCCGCGTACGAAGGCCTTCGTGAGCCGCAGCGGCCCTGGCCGATCGGATAG